In the genome of bacterium SCSIO 12827, the window GCGCGAACGGGGCTCGACCACCCGCCGGCTGGTCGAACAGGAATTCGCCCGGCTGGAGCTACAGATGGGCACGGTGATGGAGGTCGAAGGCCGCGAAAGCATCCGCGAGGCCGTCGCCACCGGCAACGGCATCGGCTTCGTCTCCAAACCCGAATTCGGCTTCGACTCGCGCCTCGTGATGATCGAGCTCAAGGACTGCAAACTGCCCATGCACGAATACATGGTCTGCCTGGAAAACCGGGCCGAAACGCGGGTGGTTCGGGCGTTCTGGGAGCTGGCGGTGACGGAGCGGGATTAGATCAGCTTGGACCTTAGCCTTGTTATTGAATGATACGACCGCTAGCAGCCAAAATCCGGGGCTCATTCCTCACGCTTTCTAGCGGCTGGAAATGGGTCGATCCGAGCCCAGCGCACTAGGGAATTCTTTACCTAGCGCTAGGTAAAAAGGTAAAAGCGGTCCGGGAGACAAATATGCGCGGCCAAGACTTCGACATGATTGGGGTGGGGCTCTACACGATCCCTGAGGCTGCCCGCTTAGTTGGGGTAAGTTCTCAACGAGTACGCCGCTGGGTTTCTGGTTATAGATTCCGCACTAGGGACGGTCGCGAAGGTGCGTCCTCTCCAATCTGGAATTCAGATGCACCCTCGACAGACACTACTGTCGGCCTAAGCTTCCTCGATATGATGGAAGTTCGGATGGTCGATGCATTCCGAGCGCATGGCGTGTCATTTAAAGCGATTCGTGAGGCGGCATCTTATGCCTGTCACGTCCTTAACGACCCGCATCCCTTCACGATGAGAGAGTTCTCGACAGACGGTAACCGTATCTTTGCCGAAGCGTTGGAAGGCAAAGACGAGCGGGTGCTCGATATGAACCGGGGGCAGTACGTCAGCAAAACCATCGTACAGCAGAGCCTCTTTAAAGGGATAGAATTTGAACACGGGCAAACAGCCCGGTGGTTCCCGGTTGCGAGCAGAAAGATTGTCATTGACCCTGATCGCAGCTTCGGGCGGCCGGTTCTCGCTCGTTCCGGTGTGCCGACAGAGGCACTGTTCGCAGCGTACGAAGCTGAGGACTCAATTGAGACCGTGGCCAATTGGTACGAGGTTTCAAGAGCTGAAGTCCGCGCTGCCGTCGACTTCGAGAAGAAAGCGGCAGCTTGAGGTTCTTCATCGACAATAACCTACCACCACAATTTGCCAGGGCTCTGGACGCCCTAAGTCACGCTGAGGGGCACAGCGTCCAACATCTTAGAGATCTATTCCCTTCTGACACGCCAGATCATGTCTGGCTTAACGTTCTCGCTGACGAAGGTAATTGGATCATCATCACGCAAGACCGCATCCGAAAAAATGACCTGGAAAAGATGGCTCTCCGGCGCACCGGAATCGTCACCTTCA includes:
- a CDS encoding DUF433 domain-containing protein, giving the protein MVDAFRAHGVSFKAIREAASYACHVLNDPHPFTMREFSTDGNRIFAEALEGKDERVLDMNRGQYVSKTIVQQSLFKGIEFEHGQTARWFPVASRKIVIDPDRSFGRPVLARSGVPTEALFAAYEAEDSIETVANWYEVSRAEVRAAVDFEKKAAA
- a CDS encoding DUF5615 family PIN-like protein — protein: MRFFIDNNLPPQFARALDALSHAEGHSVQHLRDLFPSDTPDHVWLNVLADEGNWIIITQDRIRKNDLEKMALRRTGIVTFMLKKSWSDHKFWEKAQNLVKWWPRIMEHAEGVTNGVFLVDWRMSGKGKFETVTV